Proteins encoded within one genomic window of Paenarthrobacter sp. JL.01a:
- a CDS encoding Maf family protein produces MTRLILASQSPARTKLLTEAGIAHDIVVSDVDEDAVQARYGVTDAHDTALLLARAKAEAVAALTEAEGALVIGCDSVFEFDGESHGKPYTADVAKERMLRMSGSKGILHTGHWLVDCRETAAEVDDDEPAEGTGATLGAVSSAEVHFAEMSEQEINAYIATGEPLHCAGSFTIDGLGGAFIRKVDGDPHAVVGLSISTLRDLLVHANVSVTELWASDAQENTL; encoded by the coding sequence GTGACCCGATTGATCCTTGCCTCCCAGTCCCCCGCCCGCACCAAGCTCCTCACGGAGGCGGGCATCGCCCACGACATCGTGGTCTCGGACGTGGACGAGGACGCGGTCCAGGCCAGGTACGGTGTCACCGATGCACACGACACAGCACTGCTGCTTGCCCGCGCCAAGGCCGAGGCCGTTGCCGCCCTTACCGAGGCGGAAGGCGCCCTGGTGATCGGCTGCGATTCCGTCTTCGAGTTCGACGGCGAGTCCCACGGCAAGCCCTACACCGCCGACGTCGCGAAGGAGCGCATGCTGCGCATGAGCGGCTCCAAGGGCATCCTCCACACGGGCCACTGGCTGGTGGACTGCCGGGAGACGGCAGCAGAGGTCGACGACGACGAGCCCGCCGAGGGCACGGGCGCCACCTTGGGTGCCGTCTCAAGTGCGGAAGTGCACTTCGCCGAGATGTCGGAGCAGGAAATCAACGCCTATATCGCCACCGGGGAACCGCTCCACTGCGCCGGTTCCTTCACCATCGACGGCCTCGGCGGGGCCTTCATCCGCAAGGTCGACGGCGACCCGCACGCCGTCGTCGGGCTTTCCATCTCCACCCTCCGGGACCTGCTGGTCCACGCGAACGTAAGCGTTACGGAACTGTGGGCGTCGGATGCCCAGGAGAACACTTTGTAG